From one Streptomyces chromofuscus genomic stretch:
- a CDS encoding transcriptional regulator: MAARPLVARQPNERLQALIQEAGCSNAGLARRVNMCGAEHGLDLRYDKTSVARWLRGQQPRGRAPAIIAEALGRKLGRTVTIDEIGMANGKNLASGVGLQFSPTVLGAIEQVCELWRSDVGRRDFLSGSSVAASALVEPSRDWLISGPDAQVARSAGPRVGQSDVAAVRAMTQALVDLDHQYGSGHVRPVVVHYLNSVVSGLLAGSYRDAVGRELFASVARLTELAGYMAVDTGQPGLAQRYYIQALRLAQAAGDRGYGGYVLAASMSHLAAQLGNPREIAQLARAAQEGARGRVTPRAEAMFHAAEARGHALMGDARAAQAASGRAVTAMEHADDASGDDPAWIAHFDEAYLADELAHCHRDLGQAEAAARCAQESLDGHPESRARRRAIGYVLLATAQVQQREIEQACHTGLKAVELLETLRSNRGAEYLEDFQQRLEPFQEESVVREFGARLDLQAAA, encoded by the coding sequence ATGGCCGCAAGGCCTCTCGTCGCGCGGCAGCCGAACGAACGGCTGCAGGCGCTCATCCAGGAAGCGGGTTGCTCGAACGCCGGGCTGGCCCGCCGGGTCAACATGTGCGGTGCCGAGCACGGCCTCGACCTGCGCTACGACAAGACGTCCGTGGCGCGTTGGCTGCGCGGACAGCAGCCACGCGGACGCGCGCCGGCGATCATCGCCGAGGCGCTCGGCCGCAAACTCGGCCGTACGGTCACGATCGACGAGATCGGCATGGCCAACGGCAAGAACCTCGCCTCGGGGGTCGGCCTCCAGTTCTCGCCGACGGTGCTGGGAGCCATCGAGCAGGTCTGTGAGCTGTGGCGCAGTGACGTGGGGCGCCGGGACTTCCTGTCCGGTTCGTCCGTCGCGGCCTCCGCGCTGGTCGAGCCGAGCCGCGACTGGCTGATCTCCGGGCCCGACGCGCAGGTGGCGCGCTCGGCGGGGCCCCGGGTGGGGCAGTCGGACGTGGCGGCGGTGCGCGCGATGACGCAGGCGCTGGTCGACCTGGACCACCAGTACGGCAGCGGGCATGTGCGCCCGGTCGTCGTGCACTACCTCAACAGCGTCGTCTCCGGGCTGCTCGCCGGGTCGTACCGGGACGCCGTCGGGCGGGAACTCTTCGCGTCCGTGGCACGGTTGACCGAGCTGGCCGGGTACATGGCGGTCGACACCGGGCAGCCGGGACTGGCCCAGCGCTACTACATCCAGGCGCTGCGGCTGGCGCAGGCGGCCGGTGACCGCGGTTACGGCGGCTACGTGCTCGCCGCGTCCATGAGCCACCTGGCCGCGCAACTCGGCAACCCGCGGGAGATCGCCCAGTTGGCGCGGGCGGCGCAGGAGGGGGCGCGGGGGCGCGTGACTCCACGCGCGGAGGCCATGTTCCACGCGGCCGAGGCACGCGGGCACGCCCTGATGGGCGACGCGCGCGCCGCCCAGGCGGCCTCCGGGCGGGCGGTGACCGCCATGGAGCACGCGGACGACGCCTCCGGCGACGACCCGGCGTGGATCGCGCACTTCGACGAGGCCTACCTCGCCGACGAACTGGCCCACTGCCACCGCGACCTCGGCCAGGCGGAGGCGGCGGCGCGCTGCGCGCAGGAGTCCCTCGACGGCCACCCCGAGTCCCGCGCGCGCAGGCGGGCGATCGGCTATGTGCTGCTCGCCACGGCACAGGTGCAGCAGCGCGAGATCGAGCAGGCCTGTCACACGGGGCTGAAGGCGGTGGAACTGCTGGAGACCCTCCGTTCCAACCGGGGCGCCGAGTACCTGGAGGACTTCCAGCAGCGGCTGGAGCCGTTCCAGGAGGAGTCCGTGGTGCGGGAGTTCGGAGCCCGGCTGGATCTGCAGGCGGCGGCGTGA
- a CDS encoding bifunctional DNA primase/polymerase, with amino-acid sequence MEETIPATEAAQIPKQRGESLLETAVRYAEERHWDVFPGTWLEAVDGVQRCSCGDAACGAPGAHPARPDWATQATGSATVARRMWQKQPNASILLPTGRTFDAISVPETAGFLALARMERMELTLGPVTLTPDRRMQFFVLPGASVKVPDLVRTLGWSIGSLDLTALGEGAYVAAPPTRYGSRGAVQWACRPTPANRWLPDAEELISPLAYACGRDR; translated from the coding sequence GTGGAAGAGACGATCCCGGCCACCGAAGCCGCCCAGATTCCGAAGCAGCGCGGGGAATCGCTGCTGGAGACCGCCGTTCGCTACGCCGAGGAACGCCACTGGGACGTGTTCCCCGGCACCTGGCTGGAAGCCGTCGACGGGGTGCAGCGATGCTCCTGCGGTGACGCCGCGTGCGGTGCGCCGGGGGCGCATCCGGCACGGCCGGACTGGGCGACGCAGGCGACCGGCAGCGCGACGGTCGCGCGGCGGATGTGGCAGAAGCAGCCGAACGCCTCGATCCTGCTGCCCACGGGGCGGACCTTCGACGCGATCTCCGTGCCGGAGACGGCGGGCTTCCTGGCGCTGGCCCGGATGGAGCGGATGGAGCTGACGCTGGGGCCGGTGACGCTGACCCCGGACCGGCGGATGCAGTTCTTCGTGCTGCCGGGCGCGTCGGTGAAGGTTCCCGACCTGGTGCGCACGCTGGGCTGGTCGATCGGCTCGCTCGACCTGACGGCGCTGGGCGAGGGGGCCTACGTCGCCGCGCCCCCCACCCGCTACGGCTCGCGCGGCGCCGTGCAGTGGGCCTGCCGCCCCACCCCCGCCAACCGCTGGCTGCCGGACGCCGAGGAGCTGATCTCCCCCCTCGCGTACGCCTGCGGACGGGACCGCTGA
- a CDS encoding alpha/beta fold hydrolase: MARRIDVTGADGVRLAAWEFGDPPKADPDPPRTEGDAATADDRPDPAPGVLLLHGLMGRASHWASTARWLSERHRAVALDQRGHGQSEKPPQAAYTREAYVDDAEAALEQLGLAPAVLIGHAMGALTAWQLAAKRPDLVRGLIVCDMRASALGAASQREWANWFASWPVPFATLADVRKWFGEDDPWVERPNPARGAFYAEAMHESPDGWRPVFDVQQMLKSRETWVYDAHWDELAQVRCPALVVRGLDGELGRAEAQEMVRVLPRGEYAEVADAGHLVHYDQPEAWRAAIEPFLEAAFGQ; this comes from the coding sequence ATGGCGCGACGCATCGACGTGACCGGGGCGGACGGCGTACGACTCGCGGCCTGGGAGTTCGGCGACCCACCCAAGGCCGACCCCGACCCGCCGAGGACCGAGGGCGACGCGGCGACGGCGGACGACCGGCCCGACCCGGCACCCGGCGTGCTGTTACTGCACGGTCTGATGGGCCGCGCCTCGCACTGGGCCTCCACCGCCCGCTGGCTCTCCGAACGGCACCGCGCCGTGGCGCTCGACCAGCGCGGCCACGGCCAGAGCGAGAAGCCCCCGCAGGCCGCGTACACCCGTGAGGCGTACGTCGACGACGCCGAGGCCGCCCTCGAACAGCTCGGCCTCGCCCCCGCCGTCCTGATCGGCCATGCCATGGGCGCGCTGACCGCCTGGCAGCTCGCCGCCAAGCGCCCCGACCTGGTCCGCGGCCTGATCGTCTGCGACATGCGGGCCTCCGCCCTCGGCGCCGCCTCGCAGCGCGAGTGGGCCAACTGGTTCGCCTCCTGGCCCGTCCCCTTCGCCACCCTGGCCGACGTCCGCAAGTGGTTCGGCGAGGACGACCCCTGGGTGGAGCGGCCGAATCCGGCCCGCGGCGCGTTCTACGCCGAGGCGATGCACGAGTCGCCCGACGGCTGGCGGCCCGTCTTCGACGTCCAGCAGATGCTGAAGTCCCGCGAGACCTGGGTGTACGACGCCCACTGGGACGAGCTGGCCCAGGTCCGGTGCCCCGCGCTGGTCGTCCGCGGCCTCGACGGCGAACTCGGCCGGGCCGAGGCCCAGGAGATGGTCCGCGTCCTCCCGCGCGGCGAGTACGCCGAGGTCGCCGACGCCGGCCATCTCGTCCACTACGACCAGCCGGAGGCGTGGCGCGCGGCGATCGAGCCGTTCCTGGAGGCGGCGTTCGGGCAGTGA
- a CDS encoding metal-dependent transcriptional regulator: MSGLIDTTEMYLRTILELEEEGVVPMRARIAERLDQSGPTVSQTVARMERDGLVSVASDRHLELTDEGRRLATRVMRKHRLAECLLVDVIGLEWEQVHAEACRWEHVMSEAVERRVLELLRHPTESPYGNPIPGLEELGEKDGADPFLDESMVSLADLDPGSEGKTVVVRRIGEPIQTDAQLMYTLRRAGVQPGSVVSVTESAGGVLVGSGGEAAELESDVASHVFVAKR; encoded by the coding sequence ATGTCCGGACTGATCGACACCACGGAGATGTATCTCCGCACCATCCTCGAGCTGGAGGAGGAAGGTGTGGTCCCCATGCGTGCCCGCATCGCCGAGCGGCTCGACCAGAGCGGGCCGACGGTGAGCCAGACGGTGGCGCGGATGGAGCGCGACGGTCTGGTGTCCGTGGCCAGTGACCGGCACCTGGAGCTCACCGACGAGGGCCGTCGGCTGGCGACGCGCGTGATGCGCAAGCACCGTCTCGCCGAGTGCCTGCTCGTGGACGTGATCGGCCTGGAGTGGGAGCAGGTGCACGCCGAGGCCTGCCGCTGGGAGCACGTGATGAGCGAGGCGGTGGAGCGCCGGGTGCTGGAGCTGCTGCGCCACCCCACCGAGTCGCCGTACGGCAACCCGATCCCGGGCCTGGAGGAGCTGGGCGAGAAGGACGGCGCCGACCCGTTCCTGGACGAGAGCATGGTGTCGCTGGCCGATCTCGACCCGGGCTCGGAGGGCAAGACCGTCGTCGTGCGCCGGATCGGCGAGCCGATCCAGACGGACGCGCAGCTGATGTACACGCTGCGTCGGGCGGGTGTGCAGCCCGGTTCGGTGGTGAGCGTGACGGAGTCGGCCGGCGGGGTCCTGGTGGGCAGCGGCGGCGAGGCGGCCGAACTGGAGTCGGACGTCGCCTCCCACGTGTTCGTCGCCAAGCGCTGA
- a CDS encoding SIS domain-containing protein, with amino-acid sequence MGDSTPADRYLDAAIGLLQRVREEEAEAVASAGALLADTVASGGRLFAFGAGHSSLAAQDVVYRAGGLALMNLLAVPGVVGVDVMPATLGSALERVDGLAAAVLDSSPLRAGDVLVIISLSGRNALPVEMAINARALGVRVIGVTSVAYATETTSRHASGTYLKDHCDIVLDSKIAVGDAELTHDSVPAPFAPASTVVTAALLQAVMATAAVDLADRGIEPPLLRSGNVDGGHDWNGRVLEQYRDRIFYRH; translated from the coding sequence ATGGGCGACAGCACGCCCGCCGACCGGTATCTCGACGCCGCGATCGGTCTGCTGCAGCGCGTGCGCGAGGAGGAGGCCGAGGCCGTCGCGTCCGCCGGCGCGCTCCTCGCCGACACCGTCGCCTCCGGGGGCCGGCTGTTCGCCTTCGGCGCCGGGCACTCCTCGCTCGCCGCCCAGGACGTCGTCTACCGCGCGGGCGGGCTCGCGCTGATGAACCTGCTCGCCGTGCCCGGTGTCGTCGGTGTCGACGTGATGCCCGCGACGCTCGGCTCCGCGCTCGAGCGGGTCGACGGCCTCGCCGCCGCCGTCCTCGACTCCTCCCCGCTGCGCGCGGGCGACGTCCTGGTGATCATCTCCCTGTCGGGGCGCAACGCCCTCCCCGTCGAGATGGCGATCAACGCCCGCGCCCTCGGCGTCCGGGTGATCGGCGTGACCTCGGTCGCGTACGCCACCGAGACGACGTCACGGCACGCCTCCGGGACGTACCTGAAGGACCACTGCGACATCGTCCTCGACTCCAAGATCGCGGTCGGTGACGCGGAACTCACCCACGACTCCGTCCCCGCGCCCTTCGCCCCCGCCTCCACCGTGGTGACCGCGGCCCTGCTGCAGGCGGTCATGGCCACGGCGGCCGTCGACCTGGCCGACCGGGGCATCGAACCCCCGCTGCTGCGCTCGGGCAACGTGGACGGCGGCCACGACTGGAACGGCCGGGTACTGGAGCAGTACCGGGACCGGATCTTCTACCGGCACTGA
- a CDS encoding PAS domain-containing protein produces MSASRRSGTTDELGPDEPGPDGPDGPEGSGGSDLLAALLDGMDAALCAFDADGVVTHWNREAERILGWTAEEAVGRPGFAGWAVRSADAAEVEARLLSAMQAPGRQVHEFALLTKDGGRVLVRTQSAAVLGPDGKPAGVYCAFSEVHAQIDLERSIALSEALFEDASWGVVLVDADLRPAVVNAHAARALGMGRTSVLGRPLGDLLAQGVEELESALTHVLAEGAPPAPAEIWVSVRTPEGEKRRCWRSGFLRLASPLAEEPVPLGVGWLFQDVTESKQGEQEAALLRFRGNQLHRAARVAAECEDPAEAATVHLDFALAGFADHALIDRVAGGSLSDAESVGPVRLVRVAGTPSGAPGPSLLTGRAGLPARYGEGHPALQCVQRIGTVRAGVGSVSAEQARAWALTRQWPADAVHALCAVLRSRGRTLGVVTFLRGSGRSAFERSDTVYAEDVAVRIAAELDLAAVLEEREDRTPPTRG; encoded by the coding sequence GTGAGTGCTTCCCGGCGTAGTGGGACCACGGACGAACTCGGACCGGACGAGCCCGGGCCGGACGGCCCGGACGGACCTGAGGGTTCCGGTGGTTCGGATCTGCTTGCCGCCCTGCTGGACGGCATGGACGCGGCGCTGTGCGCCTTCGACGCCGACGGGGTCGTGACGCACTGGAACCGCGAGGCGGAGCGGATCCTCGGCTGGACGGCCGAGGAGGCGGTGGGCCGGCCCGGCTTCGCCGGGTGGGCGGTGCGCAGCGCCGACGCCGCGGAGGTCGAGGCGCGGCTGTTGTCCGCCATGCAGGCGCCGGGCCGCCAGGTGCACGAGTTCGCGCTGCTGACCAAGGACGGCGGGCGGGTGCTGGTGCGCACCCAGTCGGCGGCCGTGCTCGGACCGGACGGCAAGCCGGCGGGCGTGTACTGCGCCTTCAGCGAGGTGCACGCGCAGATCGACCTGGAGCGGTCCATAGCGCTGAGCGAGGCGCTGTTCGAGGACGCGAGCTGGGGTGTGGTCCTGGTCGACGCCGATCTGCGGCCCGCCGTGGTGAACGCGCACGCGGCCCGCGCGCTGGGCATGGGGCGTACGTCGGTGCTGGGGCGGCCGCTCGGGGACTTGCTGGCGCAGGGTGTGGAGGAGCTGGAGAGCGCGCTGACGCATGTGCTGGCGGAGGGCGCGCCGCCGGCGCCGGCCGAGATCTGGGTGAGTGTGCGCACACCGGAGGGCGAGAAGCGGCGCTGTTGGCGCAGTGGTTTCCTGCGGCTGGCCTCACCGCTGGCGGAGGAGCCGGTTCCGCTCGGGGTGGGGTGGCTGTTCCAGGACGTGACCGAGTCCAAGCAGGGCGAGCAGGAGGCGGCGCTGTTGCGGTTCCGCGGCAATCAGCTGCATCGGGCCGCCCGTGTGGCCGCCGAGTGCGAGGACCCGGCGGAGGCGGCGACCGTGCACCTCGACTTCGCGCTGGCCGGCTTCGCCGATCACGCGCTGATCGACCGGGTGGCGGGCGGCTCGCTGTCGGACGCCGAGTCCGTGGGGCCGGTACGGCTGGTGCGGGTGGCCGGCACGCCGTCGGGTGCGCCGGGGCCGAGCCTGCTCACGGGCCGGGCGGGGCTGCCGGCGCGGTACGGCGAGGGGCATCCGGCGTTGCAGTGCGTGCAGCGGATCGGCACCGTGCGGGCCGGCGTCGGCAGTGTGTCGGCCGAGCAGGCGCGCGCGTGGGCGCTGACGCGGCAGTGGCCGGCCGACGCGGTGCACGCGCTGTGCGCGGTGCTGCGCAGCCGGGGGCGGACGCTGGGCGTCGTGACGTTCCTGCGGGGGAGCGGGCGGAGCGCCTTCGAACGGTCGGACACGGTGTACGCCGAGGACGTGGCCGTACGGATCGCGGCCGAGCTGGACCTGGCGGCGGTGCTGGAGGAGCGGGAGGACCGAACCCCGCCCACGCGGGGGTGA
- a CDS encoding GNAT family N-acetyltransferase, whose product MTKRWVVLGGGFEERIGGVRAVVDGDWVHVAGTSAFDSAAASVPDDVVEQAEQCLRNVGAVLAEAGCTFADVVRVRYLLPAREDLEACLPVLRRVFGPVRPAATVMVCGLADARMRIGVEVDARRGPVDGVRIEVVEGERMLEQWRHVHNTVVPPGALSLGEVRERSGRYRLENAYVGEVLVGCSTVRPAEREGGAVTVIARVLPEWRGRGVGRVLYENGLAYARVLGAGVVETCVLAANGDGLRFAESRGFVEVDRYVLPEGLDEWVDLRRSVIER is encoded by the coding sequence ATGACAAAGCGGTGGGTGGTGCTCGGTGGGGGGTTCGAGGAGCGGATCGGGGGTGTGCGGGCCGTCGTCGACGGGGACTGGGTGCATGTGGCGGGGACCAGCGCGTTCGACAGCGCGGCCGCGTCCGTCCCGGACGACGTGGTGGAGCAGGCCGAGCAGTGTCTGCGGAACGTGGGCGCGGTGCTGGCGGAGGCCGGGTGCACGTTCGCGGACGTCGTGCGGGTGCGGTACCTGCTGCCCGCGCGGGAGGACCTCGAGGCGTGCCTGCCGGTGCTGCGCCGGGTCTTCGGTCCCGTGCGGCCGGCCGCGACGGTGATGGTCTGCGGGCTGGCGGACGCGCGCATGAGGATCGGCGTCGAGGTGGACGCGCGGCGCGGGCCGGTGGACGGGGTGCGCATCGAGGTCGTCGAGGGCGAGCGCATGCTCGAGCAGTGGCGGCACGTGCACAACACCGTCGTGCCGCCCGGCGCGCTCTCCTTGGGCGAGGTGCGGGAGCGGAGCGGGCGCTACCGGCTGGAGAACGCGTACGTCGGTGAGGTGCTCGTGGGGTGTTCGACCGTGCGGCCCGCCGAGCGGGAGGGCGGTGCGGTGACCGTGATCGCCCGGGTGCTGCCCGAGTGGCGGGGGCGGGGCGTCGGGCGCGTCCTGTACGAGAACGGGCTCGCGTACGCGCGCGTGCTGGGGGCCGGGGTGGTGGAGACGTGTGTCCTGGCGGCCAACGGGGACGGCTTGCGGTTCGCCGAGTCGCGGGGATTCGTGGAGGTTGACCGTTATGTGCTGCCCGAGGGCCTGGACGAGTGGGTTGACCTGCGACGTTCGGTCATTGAGAGGTAG
- a CDS encoding citrate synthase 2, whose product MSDFVPGLEGVVAFETEIAEPDKEGGALRYRGVDIEDLVGHVSFGNVWGLLVDGAFNPGLPPAEPFPIPVHSGDIRVDVQSALAMLAPVWGLKPLLDIDAEQAREDLARAAVMALSYVAQSARGQGRPMVPQREIDKAQSVVERFMIRWRGEPDPKHVAAVDAYWTSAAEHGMNASTFTARVIASTGADVAAALSGAVGAMSGPLHGGAPSRVLGMIEEIERTGDAEAYVKQALDKGERLMGFGHRVYRAEDPRARVLRRTARELGAPRFEVAEALEKAALEELHNRRPDRVLATNVEFWAAIVLDFAEVPAHMFTSMFTCARTAGWSAHILEQKRTGRLVRPSARYIGPGPRDPRAIEGWTDIAQ is encoded by the coding sequence ATGTCCGACTTCGTACCCGGACTCGAGGGAGTCGTCGCGTTCGAGACGGAGATCGCCGAACCGGACAAGGAGGGCGGCGCCCTCAGGTACCGGGGCGTCGACATCGAGGACCTGGTCGGTCACGTCTCGTTCGGCAACGTCTGGGGACTGCTCGTCGACGGCGCCTTCAACCCCGGCCTGCCGCCCGCCGAGCCCTTCCCCATCCCCGTCCACTCCGGCGACATCCGCGTGGACGTCCAGTCCGCCCTCGCCATGCTGGCGCCGGTGTGGGGCCTCAAACCCCTGCTCGACATCGACGCCGAGCAGGCCCGCGAGGACCTCGCCCGCGCCGCCGTCATGGCCCTGTCCTACGTCGCCCAGTCCGCCCGCGGCCAGGGCCGCCCCATGGTCCCGCAACGCGAGATCGACAAGGCCCAGTCCGTCGTCGAACGCTTCATGATCCGCTGGCGCGGCGAGCCCGACCCGAAGCACGTCGCGGCCGTCGACGCCTACTGGACCAGCGCCGCCGAGCACGGCATGAACGCCTCCACCTTCACCGCCCGGGTCATCGCCTCCACCGGCGCGGACGTCGCGGCGGCCCTGTCCGGCGCCGTCGGAGCGATGAGCGGCCCCCTGCACGGCGGCGCCCCCTCCCGCGTCCTCGGCATGATCGAGGAGATCGAACGCACCGGCGACGCCGAGGCCTACGTCAAGCAGGCCCTCGACAAGGGCGAGCGCCTCATGGGGTTCGGCCACCGCGTCTACCGCGCCGAGGACCCCCGCGCCCGCGTCCTGCGCCGCACCGCCCGCGAACTCGGCGCCCCCCGCTTCGAGGTCGCCGAGGCATTGGAGAAGGCGGCCCTGGAGGAATTGCACAACCGCCGCCCGGACCGCGTCCTGGCCACCAACGTCGAGTTCTGGGCGGCCATCGTCCTGGACTTCGCGGAGGTCCCCGCCCACATGTTCACGTCGATGTTCACGTGCGCCCGCACGGCCGGCTGGTCCGCCCACATCCTCGAACAGAAGCGCACCGGCCGCCTGGTCCGCCCCTCCGCCCGCTACATCGGCCCGGGCCCCCGCGACCCACGCGCCATCGAGGGCTGGACCGACATCGCCCAGTGA
- the pdxH gene encoding pyridoxamine 5'-phosphate oxidase → MNEEDAVPAAPDPAAPDPAAMRKHYREEGLSEAELAATPVEQFARWFLQAATEGRLFEPNAMVVSTADAEGRPSSRTVLLKHFDDAGFVFYTNYDSRKARDLTANPHVSLLFPWYTMARQVIVAGVARRTGRDETAAYFRTRPHGSQLGAWASAQSSVIASRAELDVSYAELAARYPEGEQVPVPPHWGGFRVVPRTVEFWQGRENRLHDRLRYVFLPDGGWRVERLSP, encoded by the coding sequence GTGAACGAGGAAGACGCCGTCCCCGCAGCGCCCGATCCCGCAGCGCCCGATCCCGCCGCGATGCGCAAGCACTACCGGGAGGAGGGCCTGTCCGAGGCCGAGCTGGCCGCGACCCCGGTCGAGCAGTTCGCGCGCTGGTTCCTGCAGGCCGCGACGGAGGGGCGGCTGTTCGAGCCGAACGCCATGGTGGTGTCCACGGCCGACGCGGAGGGCCGGCCCAGTTCCCGCACGGTGCTGCTGAAGCACTTCGACGACGCGGGCTTCGTCTTCTACACGAACTACGACTCCCGCAAGGCCCGCGACCTCACGGCGAATCCGCACGTCTCGCTGCTGTTCCCCTGGTACACGATGGCCCGCCAGGTGATCGTGGCGGGCGTCGCGCGGCGGACCGGGCGGGACGAGACGGCCGCGTACTTCCGGACCCGCCCGCACGGCTCGCAGCTCGGCGCCTGGGCCAGTGCGCAGTCGTCGGTGATCGCCTCCCGTGCCGAGCTCGACGTCTCCTACGCCGAACTCGCCGCCCGCTATCCGGAGGGGGAGCAGGTGCCGGTCCCGCCGCACTGGGGCGGCTTCCGGGTGGTCCCGCGGACGGTGGAGTTCTGGCAGGGCCGGGAAAACCGGCTGCACGACCGGCTGCGTTACGTGTTCCTGCCGGACGGCGGCTGGCGGGTGGAGCGGCTCAGTCCGTGA
- a CDS encoding TetR/AcrR family transcriptional regulator, with protein sequence MGAVNPVGTVTAATAADRVDRVPKQDRSRATRQRLLEAAVACLAEHGWAGSTVTVVAERAGVSRGAAQHHFPTREDLFTAAVEYVAEERSGALRELFPQGAAGDRRAVVSALVDLYTGPLFRAALHLWVAASNEDQLRPRVTELEARVGRETHRIAVDLLAADETRLGVRETVQGLLDMARGLGLANLLTDDAQRRDRVVTQWAALLDEALG encoded by the coding sequence ATGGGTGCTGTGAACCCGGTCGGCACGGTCACGGCGGCGACCGCCGCGGACCGCGTCGACCGCGTGCCCAAACAGGACCGCAGCCGGGCCACCCGGCAGCGGCTCCTCGAAGCCGCCGTGGCCTGCCTCGCCGAACACGGCTGGGCGGGCTCCACGGTCACCGTCGTCGCCGAACGCGCCGGCGTCTCCCGCGGCGCCGCCCAGCACCACTTCCCGACCCGCGAGGACCTGTTCACGGCCGCCGTCGAGTACGTCGCCGAAGAACGCTCGGGCGCCCTGCGGGAGCTGTTCCCCCAGGGCGCCGCGGGCGACCGCAGAGCCGTCGTGTCGGCCCTCGTCGACCTCTACACGGGACCGCTGTTCCGCGCCGCCCTCCACCTGTGGGTCGCCGCCTCCAACGAGGACCAGCTCCGCCCCCGCGTCACCGAACTGGAGGCCCGCGTCGGCCGCGAGACCCACCGCATAGCCGTCGACCTCCTCGCCGCCGACGAGACCCGCCTCGGCGTCCGCGAGACCGTCCAGGGACTGCTCGACATGGCCCGCGGCCTTGGCCTCGCCAACCTCCTCACCGACGACGCCCAGCGCCGCGACCGGGTGGTGACCCAGTGGGCCGCACTCCTCGACGAGGCGCTCGGCTGA
- a CDS encoding enoyl-CoA hydratase family protein has translation MTLIGRTHDRGVATLTLDSPANRNALSAALVGELADALADCGKDGDVRAVLITHTGTTFCAGADLRDPPHPDALVGLLRQIVDLPKPVVARVTGHVRAGGLGLLGACDIAAASDTATFAFTEVRIGVTPAVISLTLLPRTDPRALARHYLTGERFDAAEAARIGLITAAGDDADAVLEPVLDGLRRSSPQALAETKRLLTAKVLQTFDRDAAELTALSARMFASSDAREGMTAFLERRDPPWVL, from the coding sequence GTGACCCTGATCGGCCGCACCCACGACCGGGGAGTCGCCACCCTCACCCTCGACTCCCCGGCCAACCGCAACGCCCTGTCGGCCGCGCTGGTCGGCGAACTCGCCGACGCGCTGGCCGACTGCGGCAAGGACGGCGACGTCCGCGCCGTCCTGATCACCCACACCGGCACCACCTTCTGCGCGGGCGCCGACCTGCGCGACCCACCCCACCCCGACGCCCTGGTCGGCCTGCTCCGGCAGATCGTGGACCTGCCCAAACCCGTCGTCGCCCGCGTCACCGGCCACGTCCGCGCGGGCGGCCTCGGCCTGCTCGGCGCCTGCGACATCGCCGCCGCGTCCGACACGGCCACCTTCGCCTTCACCGAGGTGCGCATCGGCGTCACCCCCGCCGTCATCTCCCTGACCCTGCTGCCCCGCACCGACCCCCGCGCCCTCGCCCGCCACTACCTCACCGGCGAACGCTTCGACGCCGCCGAGGCCGCCCGGATCGGCCTGATCACCGCGGCCGGCGACGACGCCGACGCCGTACTCGAACCCGTCCTCGACGGCCTGCGGCGCTCCTCGCCCCAGGCCCTCGCAGAGACGAAACGGCTGCTCACGGCTAAGGTGCTTCAGACATTCGACCGGGACGCGGCGGAGCTGACCGCCCTCTCGGCCCGGATGTTCGCCTCCTCGGACGCCCGCGAGGGCATGACGGCCTTCCTCGAACGACGGGATCCTCCATGGGTGCTGTGA